From a single Planococcus shenhongbingii genomic region:
- a CDS encoding Lmo0850 family protein, whose amino-acid sequence MAKDVEIRKIVSNLSKLGIQANITKSRVELLKALALPQTPQIQ is encoded by the coding sequence ATGGCGAAAGACGTTGAAATTCGCAAAATTGTTTCCAATCTATCGAAACTGGGAATCCAAGCAAATATCACAAAATCTCGTGTGGAATTATTAAAAGCACTGGCTTTGCCCCAAACACCGCAAATACAATAA
- a CDS encoding FtsW/RodA/SpoVE family cell cycle protein: protein MQTNKSITDRIDWPLAFILFLFFVVSLIAISSAQTSGQYLTNFVPRQGLFYFISVCMIAVLMYFDPEQYKKMSYYLYGIGILLLMALMIAPEGVGQIGQRVNGAKAWFHTPFVNLQPAEFMKTFYILALAKMISSHHEKLPLKTIKTDLFLLGKIGFLLLIPLLFILQQPDLGTALVFIAITLAIIVVAGISWKIILPSFGGVTLIGVTLLWMAVNMQEFLTDTFGIQPYAFARIYTWLDPYAYADGAGYNLIAAMNAIGSGEVFGKGYQGRQVYVPENHTDFIFTVISEDFGFVGASAVIILFFMLIYHLTKITLQLKDTFSTYVCAGIIAMITFHVFQNIGMTIQLLPITGIPLPFISYGGSSLIGNMLAIGIVFSMKFHHRTYMFGNDKEVD, encoded by the coding sequence ATGCAAACAAACAAGAGCATAACCGATCGCATCGATTGGCCGCTCGCTTTTATATTATTTTTATTTTTCGTGGTCTCTTTAATCGCTATTTCTTCAGCACAGACCTCCGGACAATATTTGACGAATTTCGTGCCACGGCAAGGGCTTTTTTATTTTATTTCGGTCTGCATGATTGCAGTACTTATGTACTTTGATCCAGAACAATATAAAAAAATGTCTTATTATCTATACGGTATTGGAATACTGCTTTTGATGGCTTTGATGATTGCACCTGAAGGAGTAGGCCAGATTGGTCAGCGGGTCAACGGCGCCAAAGCTTGGTTCCATACACCTTTCGTTAATCTCCAGCCTGCTGAATTTATGAAGACCTTCTATATATTGGCTTTGGCTAAAATGATTTCTTCCCATCATGAGAAACTTCCATTAAAAACGATAAAGACAGACTTATTTCTATTGGGAAAAATCGGTTTTTTACTACTTATCCCGCTGTTGTTTATCCTTCAACAGCCTGACTTGGGCACAGCACTAGTTTTTATCGCTATTACATTAGCCATTATCGTAGTCGCCGGAATTTCCTGGAAAATCATTTTGCCAAGTTTTGGCGGTGTGACGCTTATTGGCGTTACACTGCTTTGGATGGCAGTCAATATGCAAGAGTTTCTAACAGATACTTTCGGCATCCAGCCTTATGCATTTGCCCGAATTTATACATGGCTGGATCCGTATGCTTACGCAGACGGAGCAGGCTATAACCTGATTGCCGCCATGAATGCAATCGGATCAGGGGAAGTGTTCGGGAAAGGTTATCAAGGAAGACAAGTATATGTGCCGGAAAATCATACGGACTTTATCTTCACGGTCATTTCGGAAGATTTTGGATTTGTCGGAGCCAGCGCAGTCATTATTTTATTCTTCATGCTGATTTACCATTTAACTAAGATCACTTTGCAACTGAAAGATACATTCAGCACTTATGTTTGTGCCGGAATTATTGCGATGATTACATTCCACGTTTTCCAAAACATCGGAATGACCATCCAGCTCTTGCCGATTACTGGTATTCCGCTTCCATTCATCAGTTACGGCGGAAGTTCCTTGATCGGAAATATGCTGGCTATCGGAATTGTTTTCAGCATGAAATTTCACCACCGAACTTATATGTTCGGCAACGATAAAGAAGTTGATTAA
- a CDS encoding D-alanine--D-alanine ligase, whose translation MKKRVGLLYGGKSAEHEVSLSTAHAVTQALNFEKYEIHPIYITQEGEWKKGPMLEGPTETTEQLQLSDGTDNPNDISGFLPAEAGQGLEVIIPLLHGPNGEDGTVQGMLEVMNLPYVGNGVLASAAGMDKVVMKQLFEIAGLKQTPYVYFIRQDWQKNQSFWVNKVAAELKWPVFVKPANLGSSVGISKADNEQELVAAVEEALKFDRKIVVEQGVTAREIEIGVLGNDIPECSVAGEIKPLKAFYDYEAKYKDGNTAMIIPAELDEDVYAELVAAAKKAFKILDCSGLVRADFFVTASNEILINEVNTLPGFTPYSMFPLLWENTGLPYPKLIERLIALAIERYEEKQLLQVKID comes from the coding sequence ATGAAAAAACGAGTTGGTTTATTATATGGAGGCAAGTCAGCGGAGCACGAAGTATCGCTTTCCACTGCCCATGCGGTTACACAAGCATTAAATTTTGAGAAATATGAAATACATCCAATCTATATCACGCAAGAAGGTGAATGGAAAAAAGGGCCGATGCTTGAAGGGCCGACTGAAACAACCGAGCAGCTTCAATTGTCGGATGGAACGGACAATCCGAATGACATTTCTGGATTCCTTCCTGCAGAAGCTGGACAAGGCCTTGAAGTGATTATTCCGTTATTGCACGGTCCGAACGGAGAAGACGGCACGGTCCAGGGAATGCTTGAAGTGATGAATTTACCTTATGTCGGCAATGGCGTTTTGGCTTCTGCTGCAGGGATGGATAAAGTCGTGATGAAGCAGCTGTTTGAAATTGCGGGATTGAAACAAACGCCTTACGTATATTTTATTCGGCAAGATTGGCAGAAAAACCAAAGTTTTTGGGTAAACAAAGTAGCAGCCGAGCTGAAGTGGCCGGTTTTTGTGAAACCTGCGAATTTGGGCTCGAGTGTTGGCATAAGCAAAGCGGATAATGAACAGGAATTGGTTGCAGCAGTTGAAGAGGCGCTGAAATTCGACCGCAAAATTGTGGTGGAACAAGGCGTTACGGCACGCGAAATCGAAATCGGGGTATTGGGGAATGACATCCCGGAATGTTCGGTAGCCGGGGAGATTAAACCGCTGAAAGCATTTTATGACTACGAAGCGAAGTACAAAGACGGCAATACCGCGATGATTATTCCGGCTGAACTCGATGAAGACGTATACGCAGAACTTGTAGCTGCTGCTAAAAAAGCGTTTAAAATACTGGACTGTTCAGGACTGGTCCGCGCTGATTTTTTTGTCACGGCTTCTAATGAGATTTTGATCAATGAAGTGAATACATTGCCAGGCTTTACTCCGTACAGCATGTTCCCGCTGCTTTGGGAAAATACAGGGCTGCCGTATCCGAAATTGATTGAGCGTTTGATTGCTCTGGCGATTGAGCGGTATGAAGAAAAGCAATTGCTGCAAGTAAAAATAGATTGA
- a CDS encoding UDP-N-acetylmuramoyl-tripeptide--D-alanyl-D-alanine ligase, whose translation MKKPIEQLAKWLDIKTSLKGIEVTGVSINTRTLKPGDLFIPFRGENVNGHKYVRQAFEAGAAASLWQRDEPDPPQDLPLLIVDDPKTALQEMARAYRNELSTLVVGITGSNGKTSTKDLVASVLKPYFKVQKTQGNYNNEIGLPLTILSLDEDTKFAVLEMGMSGFGEIEFLSELARPDYAIITNIGEAHMQDLGSREGIAKAKFEITAGLESHGKLFYDGDEPLLVPFVENFPQAVSFGFDTNNELTVTDIKATENGSSFQVSGIIDAAFTIPVLGEHQVKNTLSAILVALEAGLTEEDIRRSLKDAALTDMRMQIVHAESGATFINDAYNAAPSSTKAALNFLRETTMKEDKWLVLGDMLELGENEREYHETLETSISDNIAGVCLFGPRMKWLYEKMKDSYQGELIWSENEYAPIINFLKKKITAESLILVKGSRGMALERVIEPFIKL comes from the coding sequence ATGAAAAAACCTATAGAACAACTGGCTAAATGGCTGGATATAAAAACGAGTTTAAAAGGAATTGAAGTTACGGGCGTTTCGATCAATACGAGAACGCTGAAGCCAGGAGATTTATTTATCCCGTTTCGCGGAGAAAACGTCAATGGGCATAAATATGTCCGCCAGGCTTTTGAAGCAGGGGCAGCCGCCTCGCTGTGGCAGCGGGATGAGCCGGATCCACCTCAAGATTTGCCTTTGTTAATCGTTGATGATCCGAAAACCGCTTTGCAGGAAATGGCGAGAGCATACCGCAATGAGTTGTCGACGTTGGTGGTGGGCATCACCGGATCAAATGGCAAGACATCAACAAAGGATTTAGTGGCGAGCGTTTTAAAGCCGTATTTCAAAGTACAAAAAACACAAGGCAATTATAATAATGAAATCGGGCTGCCATTGACGATTTTATCGCTTGATGAAGACACCAAGTTTGCAGTGCTGGAAATGGGCATGAGCGGCTTTGGTGAAATTGAATTTTTATCTGAGCTGGCCCGTCCGGATTATGCCATCATCACCAATATCGGCGAAGCCCATATGCAGGATCTTGGCTCCCGCGAAGGAATTGCCAAAGCGAAATTTGAAATTACGGCAGGGCTGGAAAGCCATGGCAAATTATTCTACGATGGCGACGAGCCTTTGCTTGTGCCTTTTGTCGAGAATTTTCCGCAGGCGGTATCATTCGGTTTTGACACCAACAACGAATTGACCGTTACGGATATTAAAGCAACAGAAAATGGCAGCAGTTTCCAAGTGAGCGGCATTATCGATGCAGCGTTCACGATTCCGGTACTCGGAGAACATCAAGTGAAAAATACCTTATCGGCAATTTTGGTCGCTCTTGAAGCCGGCTTGACGGAGGAAGATATCCGCCGGTCGCTGAAAGATGCGGCATTAACCGATATGCGCATGCAAATCGTCCATGCGGAAAGCGGTGCTACATTTATTAACGATGCTTATAATGCAGCCCCTTCTTCAACGAAGGCAGCATTAAACTTTCTTCGTGAAACGACGATGAAAGAAGACAAATGGCTCGTTCTGGGCGATATGCTGGAACTGGGCGAAAACGAACGGGAATATCATGAAACGCTCGAAACATCCATATCGGATAATATCGCAGGCGTCTGCTTGTTCGGTCCACGTATGAAATGGCTCTACGAAAAAATGAAAGACTCCTATCAGGGCGAATTGATATGGAGTGAAAACGAATATGCTCCGATCATCAATTTTTTAAAGAAAAAGATTACAGCGGAGTCGCTTATTCTTGTTAAAGGATCACGCGGCATGGCGCTTGAGCGGGTCATCGAACCTTTTATCAAGCTTTAA
- a CDS encoding alpha/beta hydrolase — MKTGVLCIHGFTGGPYEVQPFADFIEKQTDWIVKVPTLPGHGEILSLRRMKAEHWMMEAELALRELKKEADRIIIVGFSMGGLIAMYLALRYKVDRLVLLSAAAKYISAKQLLEEIKETMADAVKRKLKDNEFFQQYKYKLTHTPIFSTAEFLKVLKTIEPYYQQIKVPVCIVQGRKDGIVPVSSADHIYNSVGSDEKHIIHSESGKHLICYSDDCDDWFMKVLGFMKKGAE, encoded by the coding sequence TTGAAGACAGGAGTTTTATGCATTCACGGCTTTACAGGCGGGCCTTATGAGGTTCAGCCGTTTGCCGACTTTATTGAAAAGCAGACAGATTGGATCGTCAAAGTGCCGACACTTCCGGGACACGGGGAAATCTTGAGCCTCCGGAGAATGAAGGCGGAGCATTGGATGATGGAAGCGGAACTGGCATTGCGGGAATTGAAAAAAGAGGCAGACCGCATCATTATTGTCGGGTTTTCGATGGGCGGGCTGATTGCGATGTATTTGGCGTTGCGCTATAAAGTGGACCGGCTGGTGCTGCTTAGCGCTGCTGCCAAATACATCAGCGCTAAGCAGCTTCTGGAAGAAATCAAAGAAACCATGGCAGATGCAGTGAAAAGGAAGCTTAAAGATAATGAGTTTTTTCAGCAGTATAAATATAAATTGACGCACACGCCTATATTTTCTACAGCTGAATTTCTGAAAGTGCTTAAGACGATCGAACCTTATTACCAGCAAATAAAAGTGCCAGTTTGCATTGTTCAAGGAAGAAAAGATGGGATTGTTCCGGTTTCTTCTGCTGATCACATCTATAACAGTGTAGGTTCTGACGAGAAACACATCATCCATTCCGAGTCGGGCAAGCACTTGATTTGCTACAGTGATGATTGCGACGATTGGTTCATGAAGGTTCTCGGATTTATGAAAAAGGGCGCAGAGTAA
- a CDS encoding DEAD/DEAH box helicase, producing the protein MVKFSELNISETTLKSVKRMGFEEATPIQEGTIRLGMEGKDIIGQAQTGTGKTTAFGIPLIEKIDTKDGNVQGLVIAPTRELAIQVSEELYRLGQDKNVRILSVYGGQEISRQIRALKNRPQIIVGTPGRLLDHINRRTLKLDNVNTLILDEADEMLNMGFIEDIQTIMSSVPDTRQTLLFSATMPDAIRRIAEKFMKTPEIVKIKSKEMTVENIEQFYVKSVEREKFDILSRLLNVQQPELAIIFGRTKRRVDELAHALNIRGYVAEGIHGDLSQAKRMSVLKQFKAGKIDILVATDVAARGLDISGVSHVYNFDIPQDPESYVHRIGRTGRAGKKGVAVTFVTPREMSYLAIVERTTKKKMEALIPPTADEAVLGQKRVAMEQLQEMTEKNNLGDYRVFAKEMLEKFDAVDLIAAALKTMTKEPEDVPVSISEERPLPSRGGGGYKGKGGRSSGGGGYKGSRSTGSGRPSSSRSGSGAGAGRRREGAASSTGGRPGRTRRHES; encoded by the coding sequence TTGGTAAAATTTTCAGAGTTAAATATTAGCGAAACAACTTTAAAGTCCGTAAAACGTATGGGGTTTGAAGAAGCAACACCGATTCAAGAAGGTACGATCCGTCTAGGTATGGAAGGCAAGGACATTATCGGACAAGCCCAAACGGGAACTGGTAAAACAACTGCATTCGGTATTCCGTTGATTGAAAAAATCGACACTAAAGATGGCAACGTCCAAGGATTGGTTATTGCGCCAACTCGCGAATTAGCAATACAGGTTTCAGAAGAGTTGTACAGACTGGGCCAAGATAAAAACGTGCGCATTCTTTCAGTATACGGTGGCCAAGAAATCAGCCGCCAAATCCGTGCACTTAAAAACCGCCCACAAATCATCGTTGGTACACCAGGACGCCTTTTGGACCATATCAACCGCCGTACGCTTAAATTGGATAATGTAAACACATTGATCCTGGACGAAGCAGACGAAATGTTGAACATGGGCTTCATCGAAGACATCCAAACAATCATGTCAAGTGTTCCTGACACTCGCCAGACATTGTTGTTCTCAGCGACTATGCCGGATGCTATCCGCCGCATCGCAGAGAAATTCATGAAGACTCCAGAAATCGTTAAAATCAAATCAAAAGAAATGACTGTTGAGAATATTGAGCAGTTCTACGTTAAATCGGTAGAGCGCGAAAAATTCGATATCCTTTCACGCCTTTTGAACGTACAACAACCAGAACTTGCAATCATCTTCGGCCGTACAAAACGCCGGGTTGACGAATTGGCACATGCTTTGAATATCCGCGGCTACGTAGCTGAAGGAATTCACGGCGACTTGAGCCAAGCGAAACGTATGTCTGTGTTGAAGCAATTCAAAGCAGGTAAAATCGACATTTTGGTTGCCACTGATGTAGCAGCTCGCGGACTTGATATCTCAGGCGTATCACACGTATACAACTTTGATATTCCACAAGATCCTGAAAGCTATGTCCACCGTATCGGCCGTACTGGCCGTGCAGGTAAAAAAGGAGTTGCAGTCACGTTTGTAACACCACGTGAAATGAGCTACTTGGCCATCGTTGAAAGAACAACTAAGAAAAAAATGGAAGCTTTGATTCCTCCAACTGCTGATGAGGCTGTACTTGGCCAAAAACGCGTTGCAATGGAACAATTGCAAGAAATGACTGAGAAAAACAACTTGGGCGACTACCGCGTATTTGCGAAAGAAATGCTTGAGAAGTTTGACGCTGTCGATTTGATTGCAGCAGCTCTTAAAACAATGACAAAAGAGCCGGAAGATGTACCGGTTTCTATTTCAGAAGAACGCCCGTTGCCATCTCGCGGCGGCGGCGGTTATAAAGGCAAAGGCGGACGCAGCAGTGGAGGCGGCGGTTATAAAGGCAGCCGTTCTACAGGTTCAGGCCGTCCATCTTCAAGTCGTTCAGGTTCAGGGGCTGGCGCTGGCCGTCGACGTGAAGGCGCAGCAAGCAGCACTGGCGGACGTCCAGGACGCACTCGCCGCCACGAATCTTAA
- a CDS encoding PH domain-containing protein, which produces MEHQPKNQISRKGLTVWRLYGTIQTAIIAVFIIGVGVLTYFFDWPQWLYALYAGIIIAFGVLLIYLFPKIRWERWRYEVREQEIELQHGLFIVRRTLVPMVRVQHVDTEQGPILRKYDLAEISISTAATTHIIPALVTAEADELRARISVLARVAEDDV; this is translated from the coding sequence ATGGAACATCAACCGAAAAACCAGATTTCCAGAAAAGGGCTAACGGTTTGGCGATTGTACGGAACAATCCAAACCGCAATAATTGCTGTTTTTATTATCGGAGTGGGCGTGCTCACTTACTTTTTTGACTGGCCCCAGTGGCTGTATGCCCTTTATGCTGGAATCATTATTGCATTCGGAGTTTTGCTGATTTATTTATTTCCGAAAATCCGCTGGGAGCGCTGGCGCTATGAAGTGCGGGAGCAGGAAATTGAATTGCAGCATGGCTTATTCATCGTAAGGCGAACTTTGGTTCCAATGGTAAGAGTGCAGCATGTTGATACGGAGCAAGGACCGATTTTAAGAAAATACGATTTAGCCGAAATCTCGATCTCCACAGCTGCTACAACGCATATAATTCCTGCACTTGTCACGGCGGAGGCAGATGAATTGAGAGCGAGAATTTCTGTGCTGGCAAGGGTGGCGGAAGATGATGTCTGA
- a CDS encoding PH domain-containing protein, with amino-acid sequence MSETYYKLHPVSALINFVKGLKELIVPFLVVFGVNLFRDGGISSMFNQGWQGLLPVLIGSVVLVFVLVAGIIKWKRFVYWFEDGELRIEYGLFVKKKRYIPFDRIQSLNYTEGIFHRPLGLVKVKVETAGSGKAGQAEAELTAISREDADRIERKMEEAKRGIWREAEENPDIAVVEEPQLEEKKETKTLYRMTMKELLVLATTSGGIGVVLSATAVFFSQFSELIPYDAIYEEVMLFLRFGYLIVALVIFMGLLIAWVISVILTIFANYHFTIQTDEEHIYLTRGLLEKKKVSVPFKRVQGIKISQNPLRELFGYATVTVESAGGSIGDKDEKIRLFPLAKKSAILPVLNELFPEMEWEAELTKAPKRSVHFYYRLDLIWLVPLIAAIGYFFYPYGLFALLILPIIILLGVWQHRTASYALSGKQLTMQFRGISKHTSYMMKRRIQAVDITQSFFQRRRSLASIQATIKSGMMGAVARIDHMEKEDASRILAWYEPSDQKSADHEKRQPELFSG; translated from the coding sequence ATGTCTGAAACTTACTACAAATTGCATCCTGTTTCTGCGCTTATTAACTTCGTCAAAGGGCTAAAAGAGCTAATTGTTCCTTTTCTTGTTGTTTTTGGCGTTAATCTTTTCCGGGACGGTGGAATCAGCTCAATGTTCAACCAAGGCTGGCAAGGATTGCTTCCGGTGCTGATTGGGTCGGTGGTACTGGTATTTGTGCTGGTTGCTGGAATAATTAAATGGAAACGTTTTGTGTATTGGTTTGAAGACGGGGAACTGCGCATCGAATACGGATTATTCGTCAAGAAAAAGCGCTATATCCCATTTGACCGGATTCAGAGCCTGAATTATACCGAAGGAATATTCCACCGGCCGCTTGGCTTAGTGAAAGTAAAAGTGGAAACTGCCGGTTCCGGGAAAGCCGGACAGGCAGAAGCGGAATTGACGGCTATTTCCCGGGAAGATGCGGACCGGATCGAGCGGAAAATGGAAGAAGCGAAACGCGGTATTTGGAGAGAAGCCGAGGAAAACCCAGATATAGCGGTTGTGGAAGAACCGCAATTAGAAGAGAAGAAAGAAACCAAGACACTTTACCGGATGACGATGAAAGAACTGCTGGTTCTGGCCACTACGTCGGGCGGAATTGGAGTAGTACTGTCAGCGACAGCTGTCTTCTTTTCCCAGTTTTCCGAGTTGATTCCTTATGATGCAATTTATGAAGAAGTCATGCTGTTCCTGCGATTCGGTTATTTAATAGTGGCCTTAGTGATTTTTATGGGGCTTTTGATTGCCTGGGTTATCTCGGTCATATTAACGATTTTCGCGAACTATCATTTCACGATTCAAACGGATGAAGAACATATCTACCTTACGAGGGGATTGCTTGAGAAAAAGAAAGTTTCCGTACCTTTTAAACGGGTGCAGGGAATAAAAATCTCACAAAATCCTTTGAGGGAATTATTCGGTTATGCGACTGTGACGGTGGAAAGCGCAGGAGGTTCAATTGGGGACAAAGATGAAAAAATCCGGCTGTTTCCGCTCGCAAAAAAATCCGCTATACTGCCGGTGTTGAACGAATTGTTTCCAGAAATGGAATGGGAAGCGGAATTGACAAAAGCTCCAAAACGCAGCGTCCATTTTTATTATCGGCTCGATCTTATTTGGCTCGTGCCCCTCATTGCTGCTATAGGGTACTTTTTCTACCCTTATGGTCTTTTCGCACTGCTAATTTTGCCGATTATCATATTGCTGGGAGTTTGGCAGCACCGGACAGCCAGCTATGCCTTGTCTGGGAAACAATTGACTATGCAATTCCGGGGAATCAGCAAGCACACTTCTTATATGATGAAAAGACGGATACAGGCAGTCGATATCACGCAAAGTTTTTTTCAGCGGCGCAGAAGCCTTGCCTCTATTCAAGCAACCATCAAATCCGGGATGATGGGTGCAGTTGCTCGAATCGACCATATGGAAAAAGAAGATGCCAGCCGAATTTTGGCTTGGTATGAACCATCTGACCAAAAATCCGCCGACCATGAAAAAAGGCAGCCGGAATTGTTTTCCGGCTGA